One stretch of Treponema primitia ZAS-1 DNA includes these proteins:
- a CDS encoding nucleotidyltransferase family protein has translation MELDKIPSKYREDIEMAITLLKNEGCESVFLFGSLVTGKIHAYSDIDIGITGLPANKFFRVYSILDRKLSNKVDLVDFDDNIKFYTLLNSLGEIVKLG, from the coding sequence ATGGAGTTAGATAAAATACCATCAAAATATCGTGAAGATATCGAAATGGCAATAACATTACTCAAAAATGAAGGCTGCGAATCTGTTTTTTTATTTGGTTCCTTAGTAACAGGAAAAATTCATGCGTATTCAGATATAGATATTGGCATAACCGGATTACCAGCTAATAAATTTTTTAGAGTATATTCAATATTAGACAGAAAATTATCTAATAAAGTTGATCTCGTTGATTTTGATGACAATATAAAATTTTATACCCTTTTAAATTCTTTAGGGGAAATTGTAAAACTTGGATAA